In Gopherus evgoodei ecotype Sinaloan lineage chromosome 10, rGopEvg1_v1.p, whole genome shotgun sequence, a single window of DNA contains:
- the GDE1 gene encoding glycerophosphodiester phosphodiesterase 1 isoform X1 gives MLLGAFTTLLGALLVLSRSPMLSCLLTGGLYLALQLFSLEPVPLQRAQHIVQPRGTAARIAHRGGGHDAPENTLAAIRQAAENGATGVELDLEFTADGIPILMHDDTVERTTDGSGSLRDFTFEEIRKLNPAAKHRLWRDFRGEKVPTLKEAVMECMRYNLIIYFDVKGHANQAVDALKLLYLEYPRLYNSSIVCSFIPEIVYKMRQSDRNVVTALTHRPWSLSHFGDGKPRFDCFWKHYGYMMMDIILDWSLHNFLWYLCGVSAFLMQKNYISQEYVRQWSSRGVQVVGWTVNTFTEKMYYENVLETSYITDSLVEDCDPHY, from the exons ATGCTGCTGGGCGCCTTCACGACGCTGCTGGGGGCGCTGCTAGTGCTGAGCCGCAGCCCGATGCTCTCCTGCCTGCTCACGGGCGGCCTCTACCTGGCGCTGCAGCTCTTCAGCCTCGAGCCGGTCCCCCTGCAGCGGGCCCAGCACATTGTGCAGCCCCGCGGCACCGCCGCCCGCATCGCCCACCGCGGCGGCGGGCACGACGCGCCCGAGAACACGCTGGCGGCCATCAGACAG gcagCTGAGAATGGAGCCACAGGCGTGGAGCTGGACCTTGAATTCACTGCAGATGGCATTCCCATTCTAATGCATGATGATACAGTAGAAAGGACAACTGATGGGTCTGGGAGTTTACGTGATTTTACGTTTGAAGAAATTAGGAAGCTTAATCCAGCCGCAAAACATAGACTATG GAGAGATTTCCGGGGTGAAAAAGTACCAACTTTGAAAGAAGCTGTTATGGAATGTATGCGTTATAACCTCATAATCTACTTCGATGTCAAAGGCCATGCAAATCAG GCAGTTGATGCCCTAAAACTCCTCTATCTGGAATATCCTCGTTTGTACAACAGTAGCATTGTCTGCTCTTTCATACCAGAGATCGTCTATAAG ATGCGGCAATCTGATAGGAATGTTGTTACGGCATTAACACACAGGCCCTGGAGCCTTAGTCATTTTGGAGATGGGAAGCCTCGTTTTGATTGCTTTTGGAAGCACTATGGATATATGATGATGGACATCATTCTGGACTGGAGCCTGCACAACTTCTTGTGGTACCTGTGTGGGGTTTCAGCTTTCCTCATGCAGAAAAATTACATTTCACA AGAGTATGTGAGGCAGTGGTCTTCACGAGGAGTTCAAGTGGTTGGCTGGACAGTGAACACATTTACAGAAAAAATGTACTATGAGAACGTCCTTGAGACCAGCTATATCACAGACAGCTTGGTGGAGGACTGTGATCCTCACTATTAG
- the GDE1 gene encoding glycerophosphodiester phosphodiesterase 1 isoform X2, protein MPAMHGGKAAENGATGVELDLEFTADGIPILMHDDTVERTTDGSGSLRDFTFEEIRKLNPAAKHRLWRDFRGEKVPTLKEAVMECMRYNLIIYFDVKGHANQAVDALKLLYLEYPRLYNSSIVCSFIPEIVYKMRQSDRNVVTALTHRPWSLSHFGDGKPRFDCFWKHYGYMMMDIILDWSLHNFLWYLCGVSAFLMQKNYISQEYVRQWSSRGVQVVGWTVNTFTEKMYYENVLETSYITDSLVEDCDPHY, encoded by the exons ATGCCTGCTATGCATGGTGGAAAA gcagCTGAGAATGGAGCCACAGGCGTGGAGCTGGACCTTGAATTCACTGCAGATGGCATTCCCATTCTAATGCATGATGATACAGTAGAAAGGACAACTGATGGGTCTGGGAGTTTACGTGATTTTACGTTTGAAGAAATTAGGAAGCTTAATCCAGCCGCAAAACATAGACTATG GAGAGATTTCCGGGGTGAAAAAGTACCAACTTTGAAAGAAGCTGTTATGGAATGTATGCGTTATAACCTCATAATCTACTTCGATGTCAAAGGCCATGCAAATCAG GCAGTTGATGCCCTAAAACTCCTCTATCTGGAATATCCTCGTTTGTACAACAGTAGCATTGTCTGCTCTTTCATACCAGAGATCGTCTATAAG ATGCGGCAATCTGATAGGAATGTTGTTACGGCATTAACACACAGGCCCTGGAGCCTTAGTCATTTTGGAGATGGGAAGCCTCGTTTTGATTGCTTTTGGAAGCACTATGGATATATGATGATGGACATCATTCTGGACTGGAGCCTGCACAACTTCTTGTGGTACCTGTGTGGGGTTTCAGCTTTCCTCATGCAGAAAAATTACATTTCACA AGAGTATGTGAGGCAGTGGTCTTCACGAGGAGTTCAAGTGGTTGGCTGGACAGTGAACACATTTACAGAAAAAATGTACTATGAGAACGTCCTTGAGACCAGCTATATCACAGACAGCTTGGTGGAGGACTGTGATCCTCACTATTAG